The Toxorhynchites rutilus septentrionalis strain SRP unplaced genomic scaffold, ASM2978413v1 HiC_scaffold_139, whole genome shotgun sequence genome includes the window ACGGGTGTTCCTTGGATCAAACGCGACGCTAACCTTATTTTTACCCTTCGGATCGGAGTTCCAGATAGCGTTACTTGCTCAAAAAGTACAAGGCCTGTTGAAGACAGGCTCCATGTGAGTATCTGTCCAACCTACAAAACTTGTATGAGAGGTACTTCCTGGGTCTCTTTTCGACCAATTCAGATTTCCCACGTGTTCCTGGTGTGGATCTTGTATCTACGTTCCCGTATCGATATTGTTGCATTCTCCAACCGTGACCGTTGCTGTTTTTCAAGCCTACGAGATTACATCCATCTACTGGTTTCTCAACCGATTAATTCCTGGCATACCATTTATAACCTATCCAATAGTCATCCATCCCGGCAGAATCCTGAGGTTAGAGATTTCCTGTTTATAATCTAATACAAGGCCTATTCCTGGACGGGCACAGGTGAGTGTCAGTCCAAACAGTTATTGTCAAGCAAAAGGTGCTTCCTGGGTCTTTCGTTTATTGCAGCTATTCGTAATATAATCACCGCTGCTGTATTATCCTCACCATGCAAGAGAAGAAAATGAAGTCGAAGGAGCTGAAACGGAAAAATCTTCTGGATTCAATACAAAGGATCGAAGATTTCTTGATGAACTTCAACGCTGAACGAGATGCAAATGAAATAGCAATACGTCTGGATCGACTGGATATCCTCATGGAAACGTTCGAATCGATCCAAGAAGAATACGAAGCATTTGACGACAGTGATGAATTTGTGGCGGTTAATACGAAAGTAAGGGCAAAGGTTGAAGAGCAGTTCTTTCGGGTGAAAGGTGGTCTCGTCAACAAGCTCCCTCCTCTTCCTCCAACCCCAGTAGACTCTTCGATCCATCATGGTTCCCCAGCCATTCCTCATGCCACCAGTGTGAAGCTCCCTACCATCGAATTACCACGGTTTGATGGTGACCTGAATGAATGGTTGACATTCCACGATTCTTTTTCCTCGTTGATTCACGCGTCACCAGAAATTCCCTGCATACAAAAGTTCCAGTACCTACGGTCCGCTTTGCGAGGCGATGCCCTTAAATTGATTGAATCCTTAACAATTACGGAGAATAAATATGCAGTGGCTTGGGAAGCCCTTCTAAATCGTTATTCGAATACCTACCTACTAAAAAAGAAGCATCTACAGTCTCTGATGGTCCATTCGAAGGCTCCGGGAAAATCAGCTGTAGGGCTACGTGCTGTTGTGGAAGATTTCGAACGACATGTGAAAATATTAAATCAGCTTGGAGAACCTACAGAGCATTGGGGCAGCCTGCTTGTTCAACTGCTGTGTTCTCGAGTCGACGATCACACCCTCAAGGAATGGGAAGAATTTGTTTCTGCGTACGAGGAGCCAACTTACGAAAACCTCATCGATTTCCTGACTCGGAAGGTTCGAACTCTGGAGTCACTTCATATCTCGGCTGAGCAGTCCAACGCTTCGTCCCATGGAAAGCACTATCCCCCTGTCAGGCAACATAAAACCCAAACACAATCATCTTCGAAGATCAACTCCTATGCAGCAGTGGAAAGCTACCAACCCAAATGTCTAGCTTGCAACGATCATCATCCGTTAGTTAAATGTCCAGTATTTGAAAAGATGCAACTGAAGGAACGATTACATTTAGTCAACACGAAACGGATTTGCAGTAATTGCTTTAGAAGCAATCATTTCGTACGAAACTGTTCGTCAAGCTACTCCTGTAAGCATTGCCAAAAACGACATCACTCGCTGTTGCATCCTGGGTTCGATGCGTCAGTATCGAACAATAATCCAAATTCAAATGGTCAATATAGTCGAACAGCTCCCAATCCTCCAAGGCTcaacgattccattggtgtaaCAACAGCAACTACTTCTGGTGCAATTTCTTCCAACTCAGCGGTAGAATCTCGTGGTATCAACGTTTTCCTATCGACAGTTGTCGTCAAAGTGCTAGACGGTTATGGAAATGAGCATTTGGCGCGAGCTCTCCTGGATAGTGGCTCACAAAGCAGTCTAATGAGTGACCGGCTTTGTCAAAAACTCCGATTGTTCCGTCATCGTATTGATCAACCTATACTCGGTGTCGGCGAATCCACAATTCGAGCAGTTTGTTCGGTAGCTACCGAAGTTAGATCGAGAGTCAGCGATTTTTCCTTTCCTCTCAATTGTTTGGTGCTCAAAAAATTAACAACCGATCTACCCCCTGTGAGCATCGCTACAACAAATTGGAATATACCTAACTACATCACCCTGGCCGATCCTGAGTTCAATATAGCCCGGAAAGTGGATCTGATTATTGGCGCCGAACATTTTTATGCAATCCTTCAAGGTGGCCGGTTGCAAATAGGCCCACAAGCCCCAACTTTAATTGAAAGTAAGTTTGGATGGTTTGTATCTGGAAAAGCTTGTTATGACCCAATGCCCCAAGCTATGGTTTGTTGCACCTCCACTCTGGAAACCCTGAATCAAAACATCGAGAAGTTTTGGAAACTAGACGAACTGGATAATGTTACCCTTTCCCCTAACGATCAATATTGCGAGGCATTCTACAAGGATACGGTCACAAGAGATTCCACTGGGCGATACTCTATGAAATATCCCAAGAAAGAAGGATTTGAAACGATGATAGGCGAGTCTTACTCTAACGCAAAATCCCGGCTAGGAAGTTTAGAACGTAAATTGGACCAAAATCCCATCCTAAAGGAAAGGTACCACGCATTCATGGCGGAATTTATTGAACTGGGACACATGCGAGAGGTACCAATGGATGAACCAAATCCCGATACAGTATGTTTTCTTCCTCATCATGCTGTGTTGAAAGAATCAAGCACCACTACCAAGGTACGGAGTGTGTTTGACGCCTCTGCCAAAACAAGTACTGGATTCTCGCTCAACGATTCGCTATTAGTTGGCCCTGTCATACAAGACGAGCTCTTCGATATCCTGCTCCGATTTCGCAAAAATTCGGTTGTATTGTTAGCTGATATCGAGAAAATGTATCGGCAGATCG containing:
- the LOC129781531 gene encoding uncharacterized protein LOC129781531 produces the protein MQEKKMKSKELKRKNLLDSIQRIEDFLMNFNAERDANEIAIRLDRLDILMETFESIQEEYEAFDDSDEFVAVNTKVRAKVEEQFFRVKGGLVNKLPPLPPTPVDSSIHHGSPAIPHATSVKLPTIELPRFDGDLNEWLTFHDSFSSLIHASPEIPCIQKFQYLRSALRGDALKLIESLTITENKYAVAWEALLNRYSNTYLLKKKHLQSLMVHSKAPGKSAVGLRAVVEDFERHVKILNQLGEPTEHWGSLLVQLLCSRVDDHTLKEWEEFVSAYEEPTYENLIDFLTRKVRTLESLHISAEQSNASSHGKHYPPVRQHKTQTQSSSKINSYAAVESYQPKCLACNDHHPLVKCPVFEKMQLKERLHLVNTKRICSNCFRSNHFVRNCSSSYSCKHCQKRHHSLLHPGFDASVSNNNPNSNGQYSRTAPNPPRLNDSIGVTTATTSGAISSNSAVESRGINVFLSTVVVKVLDGYGNEHLARALLDSGSQSSLMSDRLCQKLRLFRHRIDQPILGVGESTIRAVCSVATEVRSRVSDFSFPLNCLVLKKLTTDLPPVSIATTNWNIPNYITLADPEFNIARKVDLIIGAEHFYAILQGGRLQIGPQAPTLIESKFGWFVSGKACYDPMPQAMVCCTSTLETLNQNIEKFWKLDELDNVTLSPNDQYCEAFYKDTVTRDSTGRYSMKYPKKEGFETMIGESYSNAKSRLGSLERKLDQNPILKERYHAFMAEFIELGHMREVPMDEPNPDTVCFLPHHAVLKESSTTTKVRSVFDASAKTSTGFSLNDSLLVGPVIQDELFDILLRFRKNSVVLLADIEKMYRQIVLHPDDRPLLRVLWRFNKTDPITKYEMTTVTYGLGPSSFLATRTLHQLAEDESDSFPLAAAALKRDFYMDDFVRSEVDITTAIRLRK